In Vicia villosa cultivar HV-30 ecotype Madison, WI linkage group LG7, Vvil1.0, whole genome shotgun sequence, the DNA window ACAATCACCAAATCATTAAACACATTTGATTTTTATCATTGTTTTCACTGCAGAGTGTCTGATTTGGACCTTGGTGAAGACGAGGTTTTGAAGCTTGCCACTTTGGGTAATGGGGCCAACAGTAAAGAAACAGTAGACACTTTGAAACGATCTCTTGTTTTGCGGAACAGGTTAATCTTCTGAATCTTGATTTGTTCACGAAAAGATACTTTGAAATAGTTATTTGGTATCATTTGACTTAAATTCTCTATGGCTTGCCTTGGAATGTAAATTGTGATTGCACCTATTTTTGTAGGAGTTACAAAGAGTTAATGGAAAAGTGTAATCTTCTTGGAAGAGGCGAGGCTCGATATAGTAAAAAGCTTGAGAAGGCTAAAGAGAagatcaataaaatgaaggtaagTGTTCTGTTTGAATTACATATGTAGGGTATTTTAGACAAGTAAGATGATTTAATCAAAAGAATCAATGCATTCAATGATGTTTTTAATAGGTGTGCATGGTATTAACTCTTAACTTTTATTGGCATTGTTAGGCAAGGGTACAAGAACTGGCGACAGCGATGGAAGTAAAAGAGAATGAATATTTGAAGCTACTAAAAGTTGCCAAGAATATTGAAAGTAAAACCAATTCTAATTCAGATGTATTGATGGCTAACAAGTTTTCTTCAAAAGAGCAGACAAAACAAAGTTCAACACCCAAGTCTGGAATGGATCTGAATAAGGACGACAACAATAAATCTTTAAAATCTTTGAAGATAGATAACTCCAAAGCTACAGAAAATAAGGATGTGGATAATGATTGTATCATTATCGATGAAAATGAATACAAAGATCATAACAAGGCTGATCTAGGAAAGCCAGAAACAGCACCTGTCTCAAAGACTAAAACATCATTGCAAGGAGTATGTAATTTGGACGAGCCTTCAAGATTTGATGTTGACATAGAAATGACTGACATTACTGCTGATATTGCCACTATGGATGAGAATGCGACATTACAAGCCAATGCTAAACAAGCTCAACCAATAGTTAACATTAGAAAGGAAACACCATTGACAACTTCAAGTTCAGGTATGCCGCTAGTTGACTCTAAAAATGTGCATATTTAcccttatattttttatatacaacCCGTGTAGATTTCGGCCTCCTTCGGATAAACAATTTCATTAAAGACTCATAGTACAAGTGCATATCTTATAAGTGCTTATGTATAAGTTATTTCTCTATAACAGAAGATAAAATTAAGTCAAATTGTTTTCCTAAACTATTTTAAAGAGCTGAAGAAAATAAGCTGACAACAACTTGTGAACATGTCAGAAGATGTTTTTGATCAACATCCATTTGGTTGCATCTCACACGTACACATGCTAGTAGATAAACTCAAATGAATCTATCCAAAAAAACTTATTATGAAACATATGTAAACTTGAAATTGAATTTCTTCATTCTCATTCACCTCCAGTGGACATATGCTTTTCTGGTGGATTGCTTGGTCCTGATGGATCTCAACGATTCTTGGGTAAATGGTGCAAGCGTGGACAAAATGGTGAATCCACAAAAGGAAATTTGATATCTGTAGGAGCTGATGGTAGAGGTGGCACAGTCAAAGTTCTAAGGAATCCAAGCCAAGCCTCCTTGGTAAGTTATGTACTTTTGTTGAAGAGTTAAGTTTTAATACAATGATAGTGTATGGATTCTTATGTCTTATCAAAATTTCCTTGATTTGTAGTCCCTTTTCTATTATGTTATAGATTCTAAGTGCCAGCATTAGTATCTTCACTATCTTCGTAGGTTGTTTATGCATTAATTTGCTGGTTTAGCTTAAATCTGTAAGTGACTTGAGGAGTTATTGGTTTGCAGGATGGTAAGGAAAATTCGGTAGCTTTAAAAAGGTTGAAGGTTGGACCTAATAAAGCAAGTGGTATGCAATCCAGGGGGCGCCTGCAGATTGAACACTTTTTTGGGAGAGTCAATCAGTAATTTCATTGGTCTATGTCTTTGGCCTTGTGATGTCTTTGTTGCATAGAGCAAAGGAATGCATCCAGTGTCAAGAAGGAAACCAAGTAGAAGATTGTATATCAGTTTTTTGGTATAGTGTTTGTCACATTGGATCCAAACCTTTTTTTTTGGGACAGTTTTCATTAGTTTGgatcaaaacattttttttgggaCAGTTTTCATTAGTTTGGATCAAAACCTTTTTTTTGGGAGAGAGGATGTTGATCAAACTTGTTTCAAAACAGAGTGAACGATTCCTTGGATTCAGGATATGACCAAATGGCAAAACTGGTTTTTGATCTTTAACTTAAAATCTGCATGCATTAAGGTTCTATCTTCGACTAAATTCTGGTTACCTTAAGGTAAAACACGTTGAtcctaaatatgattttattagaTTAGATGTCATGTAAATAAAAGGACACTACGCGATGGAGTTCTTAGATGTTTGTTTGTGTCTTCATTGAGCCATCCAGCGAACTCATTTCTTTTAATTCACGTAGGTTTAAACTTGAACTTTGCTATGATTACATGCTGATTAACAATGGCCAACTATCATCTTTTGTTCATGGCCATCATAGTTTACAAGTAGTATTTTTTCTTTCCCTTGAATCAGTGGTGGTGGTGGTTGGGCTGCAATCTCTTCTGCTGGTTTAAGTTACTGTTTTTCAATTTCTGTCTCCAATCTTACCTCATATCTTTctgttttctttataaaattacatTTTGATTTGTTCGTGCAATCCTTTTTATATATGCGTCAAATAGAAATTCAGCTTAGAGTTGACCTTACATACAAGGTTAAGTAGTGAGTAATAAAAAAATTAGcttgataaaattaaattaaaagaaagttTTTATTGTTTGAGCAAAAAGTTTCAATTTTGTAAAAGaatgacaaaattcaaataaTGTTTGATATTCTTTGATAGTATTGCTAAAAACTTACTAGCGATTTGcttatacaaaaaaaaacttactaGGGATTTTATTAAATGTACCGATTTGATACAACATAATTATTGAACATCGAACATGAAGAATGAGAGGCTTACTTACTAGTGATTTTattaaatgttgaaaaatgcgaACTCAAGATGCCACCACCTCAGAGTTATATTTGACACATCCGAATCTAATGAAAAGACTGTTATAAACTTATAATCTTATTAAGATTTTCCattaattaactaattttaaAAATCTTGGGCGATATCGAAAATTTAGATAGCATACTAGAAATTCTTTTTCTTTGAAAATattaagtagaatattgaaaatttcACGTTTATACCAgaaattatttgaaaattttTTAGTGGAATACcataaattttagaattttcatgAGAATTTTTCAGATcgttaaaaaaatttgattcGATACACTACCGAAAATTTTACATTTCAACTAAATTTTCGGTACAGAATGATAAATTATGAAAATTTCCGAAAAATTTATCGCGTAACAGAAATTTTATTGATTATCGAAAATTTTGATCTTTGATACTAAAAATTTTgttcaaaattatatattaaaattttttttattgatattaaaaaaattgaagatgTCAGATATAATTTTAAGGGATAAGAAAGGTGTAGTGCAAAGTGGTGTACTTGGCCCTTGACTTGTGGAGCATAGCACTCTCAAACGTGCAAAGTGGTGTACATGACGAGGCAACAAAATCTATCAGATAGAGAACTAGTTAAGCTGTACTTTGCTTGTTTTGTTTCTCTCTTGTCTCTCATTTGATTGTACCTTCAATCATAGCTAACCAGACAAGATTTAAGATAGTAAAATGCTCAAATATCATGCTCAAAATATCTAACTTCATCAATGCAAAATAATAACTCTACTCAAAGTGAATTAACAAAGAAATGTCACAAAAGCAAGAGAAATGTATAGATTACGACTATTCCCATAAAAGTAGCACAAGCTTACGATAGATTATGGATTCATCAGCAACACAAAGCCAATTTTTACACCTATAAATAATCTAAGTTGTTATCTAATAACATCCTACAACCAAATTTTAGTGTTAGTAGATGCCGAATAAAAGAGTCAATCGAACTAGGAACTACTGAATATATGAGTGGTTCAAATCTTTTTGTTATGCAACAAATTTCACGAGGGTCGTGGGAATCTTAGAACTAGTTAAAATTATGTGAAACTAACCATTTTTCCAAAAATACTTATGTTCTATGTGAAACTAACCATTTTTCCAAAAATACTTATGTTCTATGTTTTTAGTTAAAGGTAAAAGAAACAAATACGATATGATCCAATAAGGGAAAGAAGGATAAACATGGGGCGTTGTCACGTACACTTAACAAATGTTTATAATATTAGTGCGTGAGACATTTTTAGTAAAGAgagaatgaaaaaataaaaattatatattattgacttatatatatatatatatatatatatatatatatatatatatatatatatatatatatatatatatatatatatatatatatatatatatatatatatatatatatatatatatatatatatgacttgtCGACTAAGTAAGAAACCCTAGATCCTAACTAACTTGGACTTGAGTTACACAACTTAAATTATATAACAACATATCCCTATAATCCAAGTTGCCGAACACATGCTTATCATAATTGATATGaactattcttaatttttttcataaggTTAGAAATTAGTCGATCTTCAGTCCTTTGGTGAAAATATCGGCCAACTGTGCTTCACTCAAGCAATGTTCCacttcaagttcacctcgatttaccttctctcttaaaaattaaaatccaGCTTTGATGTGCTTacttcttccatgtaaaactatATTCTTTGCAAGATTTATGGCTGACTTGTTGTCGATCAACAACACCAGATGTTTCTTTACTTCGACCTCCATCTCTTCCAGCACATATCTAATTCAAATTGCTTGACATGCAACATAGGATCATGCTATATATTCAGCCTAACACGATGACAATGCCACCACATGTTGCTTTCTTAAGCACCCTTAGATTAGGGtaccaaatacttgaaagaaataatcagttgtgcttcttcgatcttccttatcCCCACACCAATCAACATCTAAATAACAATTAATCACAACTTCTTTGCCTTCAGAACTTCGTGGAAACAAAATTCCACACTTTAGCGATCCTTTTATGTATCTCATGATTTTTCTTGCAGCCATCGAGTGTGACAACTttggttcactcatgtatctGCTCACCAATCCAACTGAGAAACCTATATCAGGTCGACTGTTGCACGCATATCTCAGAGATTCCACGATTTATTTGAACAAAGGTACAACAACTTTGTCCTTCTCTCCATGCTTCTCCAGTTTCAAATTTGGTTTGACATGTGAGGATGCAGGTTTCGAATCATCCATCTTGAATCTCttgagtatctctttgacatacttctTTTGATACAAAACCATACTTTGCTTGGGTAATTGAAATTCTATGTTTAGGAAATATGTCAAAATTTTCAGATACGGCATTTCAAATTTCCTCATCACCAGCTCTTTAAACTCGACAAGTTCTCCATGCTATTTCCAATTACCAATAATTCATCGACATATAAGCAGATGGTTGTTATGTCTTGTGCTACAACCtgaacatagacaccatactTAGACTTTCATTTTACAATTAATTAACTCATTTCAAACTTACATGtgcatttaaatatattttataccgtatcaaattgaataatactcAACAACGGTGTAGACaatatctaatttattttaattaacatttgtctttattttagagataaaatctttattttcaaatattaaacttttcgttttttctttctccattcacgatttctttttttttttctacgGTTATCTAatacaattgaatttatattatCATCGTTCAATTTTCAATTaagtaaatcattttaaatttatatgtatgacaaaatatattttataccgtATTAAATTAGATGATATTCCATAGTCGTGTAGACAAACAACTTTCCATCCCACGAGTAATTATCAacacaatatatattttatttttattgaacatTAATTAAATTTGTATGATCGTTGTTCATTTTACAATTTAATAACTTATTTCAAATTAACatgaatatttatatatattttatactgTTTCAAATGAATAATACTCAACAGACATGTAaatagggatgtcaacggggcagatattgttcggaggatgcttctccACTCCTTGCCCCGCCTCTAAATTtagtccccatccccatccccaatccccgccacgggggaatatttccctccatccccatccccacagatccccacgaatatccacggagatcgaattttaagaaaatttttacactttttgatcaaaactatgacactagtattttgtttttttttccgtattttttaaaacgcatatatttgcatctttattttataaaaaaaatcaaaatacatcttgcatcaataataaataaaaaaagcaaaagaacttgatgttgctaatattttttatgttaaaataaataaatagtaacataacttcttgctaccgtgcttccactaatttactaccacaataccgatgtcgtccagcgcaagtggttgattatgtgtgacaaatctataacttataatgactcttcattttctaatacattgtaaaattatataattatataatatataaaatatataaattaacatatatcttcggagtcgggaaatccacggggacggaggatactttcccaatccccgccccaaagtgttatcgggggaacttttccctccatccccatccccacggggaaaaaaatccccaacttcggaTCTCCACACAGATATTCTCCACATggatccccattaacagatgcaattgacatccctacATGTAAACAACTAATTTTTCATATCACAAGTCACTATTAGTACATTACTTATTTAATACGATTAAATTTAcacatttattattaattttatgaaaaatgctaaccagtgccctcaagACAATGATTAagactttaaaaatagtaaatttatttcgataatctgcgtatttaatgcatcgaaaattgaaatattaaatttgctataaaatattttattttttagaatgcttaaccattgccttGAGGACATTGATTAacaaaaacctaattttataattaattaactgATTTCACATTAACATATATGTCTAAGAGACATTTTATAGCGACAACTTATAACTCCTTATAATCAAAatcaattcaaaagaatcaactTAATCAAAATCAATTTCCATTACATTTTAAGTAAACACACCCTAGCCCAAAATGCTCAATACGCATTAACTCCAAGAGGAAATTTTACAAGAAACTCATGTTCCTCATGGTTTCTAAATTTTTCAAAGTTGATATAAATTGAAGCAGCTACAATTTCCAAAACCCATGTGTCATTTTAAATGTGATTGATCCATAGAGTCCAAAATTTTCAAGCTCTTTCCAGGAAAATAGAAACAACATTATTCATGCTCCATGGTCATTGTTTACTATACATGGTAAAATGAGCCTCTACATTTATTTTGTTCCAATTTATTGGAagcattttttaatcaaaatgagTAAAAAATTGGTCAAATTCAAATATGATAAGGTGGCAGTTTAAACTGCCGCCCCATATTCTTTATGACATTTTTTCTGTTATTAATTGATTTGTTTGCTATTAATAGATAACTTGCTTTGTTCTCCAATTCTCTATTTTTGGAATTAGTTGAATTACCGTCCAAAAGTCATTTTTCTTATAtcaacattaaaaataaaaataacgtgTGGTTGGTATAGTAAAAATAACGTGTGGAGTAATAGTAAAGATTGTGAGTTGAAAAAAATTGCAGTCAAACTAAAATAAAAAGCTAGTCAGATATGAACTAAAAACATTTAATTGAGATGCAGAGGTTTCATTAATTTGGTCCAACAATTAAGTGCTTAATGGGAATGACAAAATAAAAGGTTGAATATTTCTTTTTGGAGAAATTATAAATttgatcaacataaatttgattcACCAATGAAAATGAGTTTAGTAGAGGGTTTAATCTAACAATAATTTCAAATTTGTGTTAAGAATGAAAGATGACACATTTAGTGTTAGATAATGATTTGAATAGAATTTAAGGAATTTATtagattaaaaaaagaaatgttAATTCCTGAAGCCAATTTGATGAATAACAAAATATTAATAACTGATTCAGAAATCTAGAGATCAAAAAGTAAAATTTAAAAGAGATGGTATCAATATTATAATTGACTATACCCAAACCCAAATCCATTAATATATTGATTGATTAAATTATATAGTGTTAGGTCCAATGTAATTAATTATATCTAACTATTTATATTGaattagttaattttattataaataattaactaCATAAATGAGAAAACGTCTTTAATAGTCTCTCTTAAATTAGGTCTAAGGTAATTAGTTGTACCTAATTACTTATAGTTAATTCTATAATTTTTGTGATTGATATAATTTTGCTAAAATatggttcttaactgatgttgagcaagatgttgaaaTATTTTGTCCTACTGTCATAACAATTTCAACTGTTATGTGTTTTGACTAGTTTTTAAtccttgaaagatttgattgaaaaatatgagaatctgAAATATTCAGATACTCATTACAGGTGCAGACAATGAAGAATTGTTTAGGACAAATACTGATTGGTCtcggtttttagaaaaataatctttgagatttcttttagaaaataaagatttgatttgatttgttcctattttgtGTGAAGATCTTGCAGCTGTTTTAGAAAGGAGGAAGACTGAATTTATTTCATAGTCCAAGCCCATACtgcaagagtctataaataaGAAC includes these proteins:
- the LOC131618322 gene encoding uncharacterized protein LOC131618322, with translation MVDTGDFAGTICSICYESLNPITEDLQSVTICGHVFHELCLQQWFEYCATSKKRTCPVCKQGCKVKDACRLYFQSIGDVKEGGLTQKQRGVEEDAGVLRKEVKRLEGKVSGLSTVLENQTKELGELKDELSTCKEQKMIEIASKNEALRQNASIQAQFRVKSTELEKSNLERFRLQERNMALAKELAALKLVSDLDLGEDEVLKLATLGNGANSKETVDTLKRSLVLRNRSYKELMEKCNLLGRGEARYSKKLEKAKEKINKMKARVQELATAMEVKENEYLKLLKVAKNIESKTNSNSDVLMANKFSSKEQTKQSSTPKSGMDLNKDDNNKSLKSLKIDNSKATENKDVDNDCIIIDENEYKDHNKADLGKPETAPVSKTKTSLQGVCNLDEPSRFDVDIEMTDITADIATMDENATLQANAKQAQPIVNIRKETPLTTSSSVDICFSGGLLGPDGSQRFLGKWCKRGQNGESTKGNLISVGADGRGGTVKVLRNPSQASLDGKENSVALKRLKVGPNKASGMQSRGRLQIEHFFGRVNQ